A region from the Aegilops tauschii subsp. strangulata cultivar AL8/78 chromosome 5, Aet v6.0, whole genome shotgun sequence genome encodes:
- the LOC109734040 gene encoding deoxyuridine 5'-triphosphate nucleotidohydrolase-like has protein sequence MLKEPQPCPRKSHGFWATPLLPGVAVEEDDDSAVLLARPLAQMLHSLGVIDADYRGPVGLVLFNHSEADFAMKPGGHITQMILQVIATLKVAEVEDLDATVRGEGGFGSIGV, from the exons ATGTTGAAGGAGCCGCAGCCCTGCCCGAGGAAAAGCCACGGTTTCTGGGCTACCCCGCTGCTGCCTGGAGTGGCCGTCGAAGAGGACGACGATTCCGCGGTGCTGCTAGCGAGGCCACTTGCCCAGATGCTACATAGCTTGG GGGTGATCGACGCGGACTACCGCGGCCCAGTGGGCCTCGTGCTCTTCAACCACTCTGAGGCGGACTTCGCCATGAAGCCCGGCGGCCACATCACACAGATGATCCTCCAGGTGATCGCGACGCTGAAGGTCGCCGAGGTGGAGGACCTCGACGCTACTGTCCGGGGGGAGGGAGGATTCGGGTCCATCGGCGTGTGA